The Candidatus Paceibacterota bacterium region TCAGTTTGGGAAATATCACTTGTTGATTATACCAGAGCTTTGACGGCATTTGCTAGGCGGGTAAGGGTTTCGTCTTTGCCTAAAATAGCCGCAAGCATAAAAGGATCGGGAGATTTTTCACGGGCTGAAAGGACGTACCGCATGGGCCATAAAACAAGTCCCCTGCCCTGTTCCTCGGCATAGGGCCATAGAGCCGCTTTAATGGATTCACTCTGCCAGGAAGAGCCATCAAGAACAGTTAAAATTTCCATAATTTTTTTAAGAATAGTCGCGGTGTTTTCTTTTGTCACTATTTTATCTTTTCTCAATTTTTCTGGAGGGAGGATGCTAGCGAGTTTTGCTTTTTCATTTTCACCGATAAATGAAGGAGAAATAAAAAAATAATCAAATTCTCCTTCTTCGGCCATCGTGCCAACCTCACCAAAATAGGAAATGCGCTCTTTGATCAAAGGAAGGACTGCCGGAAAACGTTCAGAAAAGGTAGGGGCGCTCTTTAATTTTTCTGGAATACGAGCCAGGACTTCCTGACCAAATAAAACTTGGTCCATTTTGGACATATGCTCTTTGTTGAGCCACTGAAGCTTGGTGATATCAAAAATAGCACCGCCTTTTTGCACCTTGCTAATATCAAACTTTTCAATCAGTTCACTGAGGCTGAAAATTTCTTGGTCAGTGCCAGGATTCCACCCAAGAAGAGCCATAAAATTGATCAGGGCCTCAGGAAGGTATCCTTGGTCGCGATAATAAAGGGTCGCCACGGATTCACCATGTTTGCGCTTTGAAAGCTTAGACCTGTCTGTGGCTAGGATCAACGGCAAGTGCGCATAGATTGGCTGTGGAGCCCCTAAAGCCTGTTGGATTAAAATCTGTCTTGGGGTGTTGGAGATGTGATCTTCTCCTCGAATAATGTGGGTAACCCCCATTTCCATATCATCCACGACTACTGTGAGATGGTAAAGAGGCTCATCGAGGCTTTTGGCTAAAACAAAATCTCCAAGGTCCGTTGTATCAAAAGTTATCTCTCCACGGATTAAATCATTGAAAGTTATTTTAACGTTTGGATTTTTAAAACGGATTACTTCACTGCGTAATTTTTTTTGATCTGGCCCGGGCACTTCTTT contains the following coding sequences:
- a CDS encoding glutamate--tRNA ligase family protein — protein: YIFAKQQGGKMRLRIEDTDKERSKPEHEQYIYDSMKWLGLEADGEVFVQSKRTDIYQKKLKQLIEAGYAYVSKEEQKEVPGPDQKKLRSEVIRFKNPNVKITFNDLIRGEITFDTTDLGDFVLAKSLDEPLYHLTVVVDDMEMGVTHIIRGEDHISNTPRQILIQQALGAPQPIYAHLPLILATDRSKLSKRKHGESVATLYYRDQGYLPEALINFMALLGWNPGTDQEIFSLSELIEKFDISKVQKGGAIFDITKLQWLNKEHMSKMDQVLFGQEVLARIPEKLKSAPTFSERFPAVLPLIKERISYFGEVGTMAEEGEFDYFFISPSFIGENEKAKLASILPPEKLRKDKIVTKENTATILKKIMEILTVLDGSSWQSESIKAALWPYAEEQGRGLVLWPMRYVLSAREKSPDPFMLAAILGKDETLTRLANAVKALV